In Paenibacillus algicola, a genomic segment contains:
- the glcT gene encoding glucose PTS transporter transcription antiterminator GlcT: MVGSIQVSKVLNNNVIIAKHPWHDEVVVIGKGIGFNRKPKDAIPLTLVEKMFILTKPEEQEQYKQLVPQVDEQLIEAMNEIIHYAANAAGETLNEHIHVALTDHIAFAIKRQAQGLYIHNPFLYETKELYPEEFRMAEYAVRKLKQRLDVDLGEEEAGFIALHFHSALTNQHISEVRKHSRLVSDLVHIVEDKLEYVIPKDSLDYSRLITHLRFAIERIRRGEAEPQEGRLDELLKREYPEMYALGWTLSKMMEVRLGKKVYPAEAGYLTIHLQRLAQRKEDHE; encoded by the coding sequence ATGGTGGGCAGCATACAAGTATCCAAGGTATTAAACAATAATGTAATTATCGCGAAGCATCCCTGGCATGATGAGGTGGTCGTGATCGGAAAGGGCATCGGCTTTAACCGTAAACCGAAGGACGCCATTCCCTTGACGCTCGTAGAGAAAATGTTCATCTTAACGAAGCCGGAGGAGCAGGAGCAGTATAAGCAGCTGGTGCCTCAAGTCGATGAGCAGCTGATCGAAGCCATGAATGAGATCATTCATTATGCGGCGAACGCGGCCGGGGAAACGCTGAATGAGCATATTCATGTCGCGTTAACCGATCATATTGCATTTGCGATCAAGCGCCAGGCTCAGGGCCTGTATATTCATAATCCTTTTTTGTACGAGACTAAAGAGCTGTATCCGGAGGAATTCCGGATGGCAGAATATGCGGTGCGTAAGCTCAAACAGCGACTGGATGTGGATTTGGGAGAGGAGGAGGCTGGCTTTATCGCCTTGCACTTTCACAGCGCATTGACGAATCAGCATATTTCCGAGGTGCGCAAGCATTCCAGGCTGGTATCGGATCTTGTGCATATTGTAGAGGACAAGCTGGAATACGTCATTCCCAAGGATTCGCTTGATTATTCCCGCCTGATTACCCATCTCCGGTTCGCTATCGAACGGATCCGCCGGGGAGAGGCCGAGCCTCAGGAGGGAAGGCTGGATGAGCTGCTGAAGCGGGAATACCCTGAAATGTACGCCTTAGGCTGGACATTAAGCAAGATGATGGAGGTCCGGCTGGGGAAGAAGGTCTATCCGGCCGAAGCGGGTTATCTGACGATTCACTTACAGCGGCTTGCCCAGCGGAAGGAAGATCATGAATAA